GAGGAAAAAGGTCCGGCTGAATTGCTTCGCATTTTAGAGGCGCACGACCGGCGGGCAGCGGGGCCTACCGCTCCGGCTTGCGGCCTTTTTTTAGTTCGAGTTTTTTATCCAAACGATCTGTAACCCAACTAAAGAGGATGCATCATGCAACTGTTCATCGACTCTGCAAATCTTGACGAAATTCGCAAGGCGGTGGAATTGGGCCTTTGCGACGGCGTAACTACCAATCCGACTCTATTAGCCAAAGAAAAGGAATCGCCTGAAGAGATTTATCGCACTATTTGTGAAATGGTCAACGGCCCGGTGTGCGCTGAAACGATCGGCCAGACGAAAGATGAGATCATTACCGAAGGAAGAAAGCTCAAATCCATTCATGAAAATATCGTGGTCAAGATTCCCTGTACGCTCGACGGCCTGGCTGCCGTTCGCGTGCTGGAGCAGGAAAACATCCATACAAACGTCACGCTGATCTTTACGCCTCTGCAGGCGCTGCTTGCCGCCAAAGCCGGCGCAACCTATGTTTGCCCCTTTGTCGGCCGTCTGGATGACGCCGCCCATGAAGGTATGGAGCTCATCCGTCAAATCCTCGCCATTTTCGAAAACTATGGATTTTTAACCCAAGTGATCGTCGCGAGCGTGCGCGGAGTTATGCATGTGCTCGATTCAGCCCTGGCGGGTGCGCATGTAGTCACGGTTCCTTTTGCGGTGCTGGAAAAAATCGTCAAGCATCCCCTGACCGACGCAGGCGTTGCCGCTTTTTTGAAAGATTGGCAGAAAACCAAACGCCGCGCCTAACATGAGGATTAGGCCATGAAAAAAATCTCCGTTTTCAAGGGCTTTGCCCTCGGAGTATTGTTCGCAGCCGTCTTTTTTACGCTTTGCGAAGCGAACAAGTCCGCGCCTCGAACTTCATTCGGTGCGGCTGCGGCGAACCCTCAAAACGACGGCTCTGTGCTGCAGAACGACATTACGGCCTCGCGGCAAAACGCCATTACCAGAGCCGTCGCCAAAGTTAGTCCGGCTGTCGTCAGCATCAACGTCACTCAATTACAGGAATACTACACGGGCAACCCCTTTTTGGACGACCCGTTCTGGCGGCAGTTCTTCCGCTACGATCGCATCATGCGCGAAGTGCACGGATTGGGTTCGGGTTTCCTGTTCACCAAGGAAGGATACGTACTGACCAACCAACATGTGGTGAATCGTGCCCATTCGATCGTCGTCACCCTGTCCGGCGGTGAAAAATTCGATGCCGATTTGGTCGGAGAGGATTATAAAACTGATATTGCCGTCTTGAAGATTAAAGGCCGCGACTTTCCCGCCGTGCAATTGGGCAACTCGGACGACATCATCATCGGCGAATGGGTCATCGCCATGGGTAATCCGTTCGGCCTGTTCGATATTGCCGCCAGGCCGACGGTGACGGTCGGTGTAGTCAGTGCGGTAGACATGGACTTTGGCGGCATCGTGCAGGATCGCGTTTACGAGGATATGATTCAGACCGACGCCTCGATCAACTCCGGCAACAGCGGCGGGCCGTTGATCAACGCCGCCGGAGAGGTCATCGGCATCAACACCTTTATCTACACCAGCGGTTCCACCGGCAGCGTCGGCGTCGGCTTTGCCATTCCCATCAATCGCGTCAGGCTGATCGCAGCGGATCTGATCAAATACGGCTCGGTACAGCGCGACATCTGGACGCAGATCCAGTTCGACGATATTACTCCCATGGTCGCCTATTATCTCCGCCTCCCCTCGACCGACGGCGTCATCGTCACCAATGTCGAACGCAACAGCCCCTGGCAGGAGGCGGGTTTGGAGGCGGAGGACGTCATCCTCGAGATCGAAGGGAAGGCAATCCGTTCCAAAAAGGATGTCGAAAAACTAAAGGCTTCCCTCAAGCCGAAAAGAGGTGAAGTCATTACGTTGAAGGTCTACCGCAACCGACGCATTTATCGGGCTGAAGTAAAGTTTTAAGAGGGAAAGCCCATGATCGCCCGCTATACTCGTCCTGAAATGGCTGCTGTTTGGAGCGATGAAAACAAGTACCGTACCTGGTTGGCGGTAGAGATCGCCGCCTGCGAGGCGCAGGCCGAGCTGGGCCATATACCGGCTGAAGCGGTCGAGGTCATCAAACAAAAGGCCTCGTTCGATGTTAATCGTATTCTCGAGATTGAGGAGACCGTCAAGCACGACGTCATAGCGTTTTTGACCAATGTGGCCGAGTTCGTGGGACCGGAGGCCCGCTATATACATTTGGGCATGACCTCCTCCGATCTTTTGGATACCGCCTTGGCGCTGCAGATGCGTGAGGCGGCCCGCATCATTCTCCAGGATATCGACGCGCTGCTGACGGTGCTGAAACGCCTGGCTTTGGAGCACAAGTATACGGTCTGCATCGGGCGGAGCCATGGCGTTCATGCGGAACCCACGACGTTCGGACTCAAGGCGGCGCTCTGGTTCGATGAGATGCGCCGCAATCGGGAGCGTTTTGAACGCGCCGCCAAAAACGCCGCCCGCGGCATGTTTTCCGGCGCAGTAGGCACCTTTGCTTACATCGATCCGCAAGTGCAGGAGATCGCCTGCGCCAAATTGGGACTCGATTCCACGCCCATCTCCACGCAGGTCATCCAACGCGACGTCCATGCAGAGTACCTGATGATGCTGGCGCTGATCGGCTGCACGATCGAAAAGATTGCCCTCGAAATTCGCCACCTGCAGCGGACGGAGGTCAGGGAGGCAGAAGAGCCGTTTAGCAAGGGACAAAAAGGTTCCTCGGCGATGCCGCACAAACGCAATCCGATTGCCAGCGAGAATTTGACCGGACTTGCACGACTGCTGCGCGCCAACGCCGGTGCCGCCCTCGAAAACGTCGCCCTTTGGCATGAGCGGGACATCAGCCATTCCTCGGTTGAGCGGGTTATCCTGCCGGACAGCACCATCCTCGCCGATTATGCGCTGGCTCGACTGACGCGGGTGCTCGACAATTTGGTGATCTATCCCGAAAACATGCGCAAAAACCTGTCTCTGACCAACGGACTGATCTTTTCGCAGGCGGTGCTGTTGGCGTTGACGGAAAGCGGCATGAGCCGCGAAGACGCCTACCGTATAGTCCAGAATCGATCCATGGAATGCTGGGAAAGCGGCGGCGACTTTAAAGCTCTGCTGCTTAACGATGCGGAAGTGACGGCACGCCTGACGAGAGAGCAGATCGAAGCCTGTTTCGACGAACGGCGGGCGGTTCGGCATGTGGATACGATCTTTCGCCGCGTGGGATTGGAGGGTTAACGTGTCCGTACCCTGTTGGATAACCAGGTAAAATTGGGAGATATTATGAGCAGAGAAGGCATACCGACCGTCTTGGGGTTGTTGGGATTTGCTGCTTTTCTGGCTTTTCTCGGTTGGAAGTACGGAAACGTGCTGATGCTGGTCATTGCCGGACTGTTTGCCGGCGCAGGACTTTTTTCGATCTACTTTTTCCGCGATCCATTACGGACGCCGCCGAACGATCCTTTTGCTATAGTATCGCCTTGCGACGGAACCGTCATCGAGATCGAAAAAGTCGAGGAACCGGAGTACATGCAGGCCAAAGCGGAGCGCATATCGATCTTTATGTCGGTTTTTAACGTGCACGTCAACTATGTGCCTTACCGCGGTGTGGTGGAGTTTATGCGCTATGTTCATGGGCGGTATTATCGCGCCGATCTGCCGCAGGCGTCGAAGCACAACGTTCATATCCTTACCGGCGTTCTGACGCCCTACGGCAAAATGGTTTTTAAGCAATCCACGGGAGCCATCGCCCGAAGATTGGTCAATCATCTCAAGATCGGCGACCAGGTGCAGACCGGTCAAAAATTCGGCATCATCAAATTCGGGTCGCGCATGGAGGTCTATCTTCCTGCGTGTGCAAAAGTGAACGTCAAAATAGGAGACAAGGTCACGGCTGGTGAGAGCGTGATCGCAAGAATCGATGAAAAAGAAAAATAGACAGTACCTGAACGTCCCTAACCTTTTCACCGCTGTCAATCTATTCAGCGGTTTTCTCTCGGTTTTGATGACGTTAGGCGGCAACTACGTTGCCGCCGCCTGGCTGATCATTATGGCCGCTTTTTTTGACGCCATGGACGGCCGCATCGCCCGCATGACGGGGGTAAGCTCCGAATTCGGCCTGCAGATGGACTCGCTCTCGGATGTCGTTTCAGCCGGAGTAGCGCCCTCGGTCCTCGTTTACCAGTTCCATTTTCGCCAATTGGGAAGCCATGTTGCTCTCGGCATCATGGTTTCGTTTCTACCTTTGCTGTTCGCCTCTTTTCGGCTTGCACGTTATAATGTCGTGTCGATGAGCGAGGGTCACTCTTCGGATTACATGGGGCTGCCTGCCCCCACGGCCGCCTCCACGATAAGCGCCGTGGTTCTGCTGTACATCCAGAGCGGTTGGCCGTTTCTGCTGCGGCTCCTTGTCATCCTGGTTCCCATCGTTTCCATTGCCATGGCCAGTGAAATTCGCTATGAAGGACTTCCCAGCTTTAACCTCAGGGAAAAAGGCAAAAATCGCCTCAAGTTAATTGTCATCATGATTACGCTCGTCGGGGTGGCGATCAAGACGGAGCTGACCATGTTCATTTTCGCCATGCTTTTTCTGCTCTCCGGTCCCTGTGCGGCCATCTGGAAAGTGTTTCGAACGCCCCGCGAGCGGGCCGCCAAAGAGTGACGGCGGGTTTTCCATTATTAAGCGCTTTCAGGCGTCGTTCACTCGGCTTGCCGCTGAAGCACAAGTTATTGCTTGCAAATGAATTGTTTTTAGAATAAATTAAACTGATTTGCTAATGGTCGTTGTTTGGAGGTGTCTATGTTTCCGGCAGTCGGCATGTCAGAAATAGCCGTCATTATGCTGGTGACTTTGCTGCTTTTCGGTTCCAAGCGCCTGCCTGAGGTGGCACGCGGCATCGGCAAGGCCATGCGTGAATTACGAAAAGCGGCCGAGGATGTCAAACGAGAGATAGACCTTTACGATAAATAAACCTTTAATCATAGGAGTTAAAGATGTTCGGCGGATTGGGACCTTCGGAACTTTTAGTTATCTTTTTTGTCATTATTCTCCTTTTCGGCGGCAAGAAGCTGCCTGAATTGGCAAAAGGTCTGGGGAAAGGCATTCGCGAGTTCAAGAGAGCGCAGCAAGGCGAGTTCGACGAGCCGGAGGAGAAAAAGAAATCTTCGGACGAATGAACCGTTCAGCCTCTGTTTGTTTCTGCCATTCATTCTTCGATTTTCTATTTACTGCAGCATTTAATCAAAGTTAAGGAAAAGCTTTTCGCTGCTTTTCCTTTTTTTAGTTTGTGCGGATGTTGAAAGAAGTCAGGGATGACCTCCATGTTCAATTTGTCGAGCGATTATTCGTCCCAGTCCATGCAGTTTCAGGCAGGAAAAATTTCTTGTCGGGAAACAGTTTCGGCATATTTGACTCGGATTGCTGAAAATGCGGAGCTGAATGCGTTCATCACCATCCTTGGGGATGCCGCAATAGCACAGGCGGAAAAAGTGGACGCCAAGATCCAGGCCGGAAACGCCGGCAAGCTGGCGGGCATGGTGCTGGCGGTAAAAGATCTGATCGCCATGCGCGGCGCCCCGACCACCTGCGGATCGAAGATTTTGTCCAACTATTACTCGCCTTACGATGCCGCCGTCATCGAAAAACTGGCGGCAGAGGATGTTATTTTCATCGGCAAGACGAACCTCGACGAATTCGGCATGGGTTCATCCAATGAAACTTCCTTTTTTGGACCGGTGCGTAATCCTCACGATCCGCAAAGAGTCCCCGGAGGTTCTTCGGGAGGCTCGGCGGCAGCCGTGGCTGCAAATCTATGTACTGCAGCCCTGGGCACGGATACGGGCGGTTCAATTCGTCAACCTGCGGCAATGTGCGGTGTCGTCGGCCTCAAACCCACATACGGTCGAGTCTCGCGCTTTGGACTTGTGGCATATGCCTCATCGCTCGATCAAATCGGCCCCATCACGCGTTCCGTCGATGATGCAGCGCTGCTGCTCAGCATTATTGCCGGGCATGACCCCCGCGATTCGACATCGGTCGATGTCCCTGTCGATGATTATCTTTCGTACCTCGACCGCGGCGTGGACAAGCTAAAGATCGGCCTGCCGAAAGAATATTTCGGCCCCGGAGTCGAACAAGAGATTATAAACGCTATCGAACGGCAAGTCGATCTGCTCAAGTCGGGCGGCGCAGAAATTGTCGAGGTTTCCCTGCCGCATACCGAATATGCTGTCGCCGCCTATTATCTGATCGCTTCTGCCGAGGCGTCGTCAAATTTAGCGCGCTATGACGGCGCCCGCTACGGATTCCGACATCCCGAGGCAAAAACAATGCAGGAGATGTACATCAAAAGCAGAAGCGACGGCTTCGGCGCCGAAGTCAAGCGCCGGATTATGCTCGGCACCTACGTGCTCTCTGCGGGCTATTACGACGCCTATTATCGCAAAGCCCAGCAGGTGCGCACGCTGATCAAGCGCGATTTCGAGCAGGCCTTTCAGCAGGTCGATTGTTTGTTGACCCCTGTCTCGCCGACGACCGCCTTCAAGATTGGTGAAAAGACCGGCGACCCGCTGCAAATGTACCTCTCCGATGTCTTTACCGTCTCCTGCAATCTTGCCGGTTTGCCGGGGCTGAGCGTGCCGTGCGGCAGGGATCGTAACGGGATGCCCATCGGCCTGCAGCTTTTAGCCAAACCCTTTGACGAGGGCAAATTGATTGCTGTCGGCAATTACATCGAATCGAACAACTCATCTATTCGGAT
This genomic interval from candidate division KSB1 bacterium contains the following:
- the fsa gene encoding fructose-6-phosphate aldolase, with amino-acid sequence MQLFIDSANLDEIRKAVELGLCDGVTTNPTLLAKEKESPEEIYRTICEMVNGPVCAETIGQTKDEIITEGRKLKSIHENIVVKIPCTLDGLAAVRVLEQENIHTNVTLIFTPLQALLAAKAGATYVCPFVGRLDDAAHEGMELIRQILAIFENYGFLTQVIVASVRGVMHVLDSALAGAHVVTVPFAVLEKIVKHPLTDAGVAAFLKDWQKTKRRA
- a CDS encoding trypsin-like peptidase domain-containing protein gives rise to the protein MKKISVFKGFALGVLFAAVFFTLCEANKSAPRTSFGAAAANPQNDGSVLQNDITASRQNAITRAVAKVSPAVVSINVTQLQEYYTGNPFLDDPFWRQFFRYDRIMREVHGLGSGFLFTKEGYVLTNQHVVNRAHSIVVTLSGGEKFDADLVGEDYKTDIAVLKIKGRDFPAVQLGNSDDIIIGEWVIAMGNPFGLFDIAARPTVTVGVVSAVDMDFGGIVQDRVYEDMIQTDASINSGNSGGPLINAAGEVIGINTFIYTSGSTGSVGVGFAIPINRVRLIAADLIKYGSVQRDIWTQIQFDDITPMVAYYLRLPSTDGVIVTNVERNSPWQEAGLEAEDVILEIEGKAIRSKKDVEKLKASLKPKRGEVITLKVYRNRRIYRAEVKF
- the purB gene encoding adenylosuccinate lyase, producing MIARYTRPEMAAVWSDENKYRTWLAVEIAACEAQAELGHIPAEAVEVIKQKASFDVNRILEIEETVKHDVIAFLTNVAEFVGPEARYIHLGMTSSDLLDTALALQMREAARIILQDIDALLTVLKRLALEHKYTVCIGRSHGVHAEPTTFGLKAALWFDEMRRNRERFERAAKNAARGMFSGAVGTFAYIDPQVQEIACAKLGLDSTPISTQVIQRDVHAEYLMMLALIGCTIEKIALEIRHLQRTEVREAEEPFSKGQKGSSAMPHKRNPIASENLTGLARLLRANAGAALENVALWHERDISHSSVERVILPDSTILADYALARLTRVLDNLVIYPENMRKNLSLTNGLIFSQAVLLALTESGMSREDAYRIVQNRSMECWESGGDFKALLLNDAEVTARLTREQIEACFDERRAVRHVDTIFRRVGLEG
- a CDS encoding phosphatidylserine decarboxylase, with amino-acid sequence MSREGIPTVLGLLGFAAFLAFLGWKYGNVLMLVIAGLFAGAGLFSIYFFRDPLRTPPNDPFAIVSPCDGTVIEIEKVEEPEYMQAKAERISIFMSVFNVHVNYVPYRGVVEFMRYVHGRYYRADLPQASKHNVHILTGVLTPYGKMVFKQSTGAIARRLVNHLKIGDQVQTGQKFGIIKFGSRMEVYLPACAKVNVKIGDKVTAGESVIARIDEKEK
- the pssA gene encoding CDP-diacylglycerol--serine O-phosphatidyltransferase, with product MKKKNRQYLNVPNLFTAVNLFSGFLSVLMTLGGNYVAAAWLIIMAAFFDAMDGRIARMTGVSSEFGLQMDSLSDVVSAGVAPSVLVYQFHFRQLGSHVALGIMVSFLPLLFASFRLARYNVVSMSEGHSSDYMGLPAPTAASTISAVVLLYIQSGWPFLLRLLVILVPIVSIAMASEIRYEGLPSFNLREKGKNRLKLIVIMITLVGVAIKTELTMFIFAMLFLLSGPCAAIWKVFRTPRERAAKE
- the tatA gene encoding twin-arginine translocase TatA/TatE family subunit, whose amino-acid sequence is MFPAVGMSEIAVIMLVTLLLFGSKRLPEVARGIGKAMRELRKAAEDVKREIDLYDK
- a CDS encoding twin-arginine translocase TatA/TatE family subunit, producing MFGGLGPSELLVIFFVIILLFGGKKLPELAKGLGKGIREFKRAQQGEFDEPEEKKKSSDE
- the gatA gene encoding Asp-tRNA(Asn)/Glu-tRNA(Gln) amidotransferase subunit GatA codes for the protein MFNLSSDYSSQSMQFQAGKISCRETVSAYLTRIAENAELNAFITILGDAAIAQAEKVDAKIQAGNAGKLAGMVLAVKDLIAMRGAPTTCGSKILSNYYSPYDAAVIEKLAAEDVIFIGKTNLDEFGMGSSNETSFFGPVRNPHDPQRVPGGSSGGSAAAVAANLCTAALGTDTGGSIRQPAAMCGVVGLKPTYGRVSRFGLVAYASSLDQIGPITRSVDDAALLLSIIAGHDPRDSTSVDVPVDDYLSYLDRGVDKLKIGLPKEYFGPGVEQEIINAIERQVDLLKSGGAEIVEVSLPHTEYAVAAYYLIASAEASSNLARYDGARYGFRHPEAKTMQEMYIKSRSDGFGAEVKRRIMLGTYVLSAGYYDAYYRKAQQVRTLIKRDFEQAFQQVDCLLTPVSPTTAFKIGEKTGDPLQMYLSDVFTVSCNLAGLPGLSVPCGRDRNGMPIGLQLLAKPFDEGKLIAVGNYIESNNSSIRISL